One Equus caballus isolate H_3958 breed thoroughbred chromosome 17, TB-T2T, whole genome shotgun sequence DNA window includes the following coding sequences:
- the LOC100051754 gene encoding prothymosin alpha, with amino-acid sequence MSDAAVDTSSEITTKDLKEKKEVVEEEENGRDAPANGNSNEENGEQEADNEVDEEEEEGGEEEEEEEEGDGEEEDGDEDEEAEAATGKRAAEDDEDDDVDTKKQKTDEDD; translated from the coding sequence ATGTCAGACGCGGCCGTGGACACCAGCTCCGAGATCACCACCAAGGACttaaaggagaagaaggaagttgtggaggaggaggagaacgGCAGAGACGCTCCTGCTAACGGGAATTCTAATGAGGAAAATGGGGAGCAGGAGGCTGACAACGAGGTAGacgaagaagaggaagaaggtggggaggaggaggaggaggaggaggaaggcgatggtgaggaagaggatggagatgaagatgaggaggctgaggccgCTACGGGCAAACGGGCAGCTGAAGATGACGAGGACGACGATGTTGACACCAAGAAGCAGAAGACCGACGAGGATGACTAg